One Brassica napus cultivar Da-Ae chromosome C4, Da-Ae, whole genome shotgun sequence genomic region harbors:
- the LOC106433278 gene encoding probable steroid-binding protein 3 yields the protein MEFTAEQLSQYNGTDSSKPIYVAIKGRVFDVTTGKSFYGAGGDYAMFAGKDASRALGKMSKNEEDVSPSLEGLTEKEMTTLNDWEKKFEAKYPVVGRVIS from the coding sequence ATGGAGTTCACGGCAGAGCAGCTTAGCCAGTACAACGGGACCGACTCATCGAAGCCGATCTACGTGGCGATCAAGGGCCGAGTATTCGACGTCACCACCGGCAAATCCTTCTACGGCGCAGGAGGCGATTACGCGATGTTCGCGGGAAAAGACGCGAGCAGAGCCCTGGGGAAGATGAGCAAGAACGAAGAAGACGTGTCTCCTTCCCTTGAAGGTCTCACCGAGAAGGAGATGACCACTCTTAATGATTGGGAGAAGAAGTTTGAAGCTAAGTATCCCGTCGTTGGCCGCGTTATCTCCTAA
- the LOC106391441 gene encoding L10-interacting MYB domain-containing protein: MSGQTSCNNDRTRTYWTPTMERFFIDLMLDHLHRGNRTGHTFNKQAWNEMLSVFNSKFESQYDKDVLKIRYTTLWKQYNDVKSLLDHGGFSWDQTHEMVVGDESLWSCYLKSHPEARVYKTKPVLNFNDLCLIYGYTVADGRYSRSSHDVEFEDEINGVNIGESSSGSLVMSSKETSKTEWTPVMDQYFISLMLDQIGRSNKTGNAFSKQAWTDMLALFNSRFSGQYGKRVLRHRYNKLSKYHKDMGAILKQDGFSWDETLQMIAADDAVWNSYIKEHPLGRTYRMRSLPSYNDLELIFANQVQGKDDAVPDETNASQPQSVDRTRTFWTPPMDNYLIDLLYDQVNKGNRVGQTFITSAWNEMITSFNTKFESQHGKDVLKNRYKHLRRLYNDIRFLLEQDGFSWDARRDMVVADDSVWYPYIKGHPEARPYRVKTIPIYPNLCFIFGKQMSDGRYTRLAQAFDPTPAETVRINESESEDGFKETFQMVVHAAGEEKDDYLCSSSGPSPVEWTAVMDRCLVDLMLEQVNRGNKVGETFTEQAWAEMAESFNAKFGLQADMFTLENRYILMMKERDDFNNILNLDGFVLDGEKQIIVAEDEHWEAYIKEHPDATIYKGKTLEGYGDLCKLYEHLSHEGFNCENLMIELDNCGHEIDMVDDFSSSTHKQHCKRTNPISNPGIDARKAQKTGVEMMRKPLSEAEGEGEDKFTRVQNAVDALQALPDMDDELLLDACDLLEDEKRAKTFLALDVSLRRKWLVRKLRPPSSNVYV; encoded by the exons ATGAGCGGTCAAACCTCTTGCAATAATGACCGAACAAGAACGTACTGGACCCCAACGATGGAGCGTTTCTTCATAGATCTAATGCTCGACCATCTCCACAGAGGCAACAGAACCGGCCACACTTTCAACAAGCAAGCCTGGAACGAGATGCTCTCCGTTTTCAACTCCAAGTTCGAGTCCCAGTACGACAAAGACGTGTTGAAGATCCGGTACACGACTCTTTGGAAACAGTATAACGACGTGAAGAGCCTTCTTGATCATGGAGGGTTCTCTTGGGACCAGACTCATGAGATGGTGGTCGGAGATGAGAGTCTGTGGAGTTGTTATCTCAAGTCTCACCCTGAGGCGCGTGTCTACAAGACCAAACCCGTGTTGAATTTTAATGATCTGTGTTTGATCTATGGGTATACGGTTGCAGATGGGAGGTACAGTAGGTCAAGCCATGATGTAGAGTTTGAAGATGAGATCAATGGAGTTAACATTG GTGAAAGTAGTAGTGGAAGTCTTGTAATGTCAAGTAAAGAAACCTCGAAAACCGAGTGGACTCCGGTAATGGACCAATACTTCATCAGCCTTATGCTTGATCAAATCGGAAGAAGTAACAAGACTGGCAATGCTTTCAGTAAGCAAGCCTGGACAGATATGTTAGCTTTGTTCAATTCTAGGTTCAGTGGTCAGTATGGGAAAAGAGTCTTAAGGCATAGGTACAACAAGTTGTCTAAATACCACAAAGACATGGGAGCTATCTTGAAACAAGACGGATTTTCGTGGGACGAAACTCTGCAGATGATAGCTGCAGATGATGCCGTTTGGAACTCTTACATCAAG GAGCATCCACTTGGTAGAACATATAGGATGAGGTCATTACCGAGCTACAACGACTTGGAATTAATATTTGCTAATCAAGTCCAAGGCAAAGATGATGCTGTGCCAGATGAGACTAACGCGAGCCAGCCTCAGAGTGTTGATCGTACAAGGACGTTTTGGACTCCGCCGATGGACAACTATCTGATCGATTTGTTATATGACCAAGTGAATAAAGGGAACAGAGTTGGGCAGACTTTCATCACAAGTGCTTGGAACGAAATGATTACATCATTTAATACCAAATTCGAGTCTCAACACGGCAAGGACGTTCTGAAGAACCGGTACAAACACTTGAGGAGGTTGTACAACGACATAAGGTTTCTTCTCGAGCAAGACGGGTTCTCATGGGATGCAAGGAGAGATATGGTTGTTGCAGATGATAGCGTTTGGTATCCATATATAAAG GGACATCCAGAAGCTCGACCATATAGAGTCAAAACTATTCCAATTTACCCAAATCTTTGCTTTATTTTTGGTAAGCAAATGTCTGATGGGAGATACACACGCTTGGCTCAAGCTTTTGATCCCACTCCGGCAGAAACTGTGCGCATAAACG AAAGTGAAAGCGAAGATGGATTCAAGGAAACTTTCCAGATGGTGGTGCATGCTGCCGGTGAAGAGAAAGATGATTACCTCTGTAGCAGCAGTGGTCCTTCTCCTGTAGAATGGACAGCGGTCATGGACCGTTGTCTTGTTGATCTTATGCTTGAGCAGGTCAATAGAGGAAACAAAGTTGGTGAGACCTTCACAGAGCAAGCTTGGGCGGAGATGGCAGAATCCTTCAATGCAAAGTTCGGATTGCAGGCTGACATGTTTACTCTGGAGAATCGTTACATATTGATGATGAAAGAGCGTGACGACTTCAACAACATCCTTAATCTTGATGGCTTTGTTTTGGATGGAGAGAAGCAAATCATAGTTGCTGAAGATGAACATTGGGAAGCTTATATAAAG GAACATCCAGATGCAACTATATATAAAGGTAAAACCTTGGAGGGTTATGGTGATTTGTGCAAGCTATATGAACATCTCTCACACGAAGGCTTCAACTGTGAGAATCTTATGATCGAGTTGGATAACTGTGGCCATGAGATTGATATGGTCGATGACTTTAGTTCTTCTACTCACAAGCAGCATTGTAAGCGAACCAACCCAATTTCAAATCCGGGGATAGATGCACGTAAGGCTCAGAAGACGGGAGTGGAGATGATGAGGAAGCCTCTAAGTGAGGCAGAAGGTGAAGGCGAGGATAAATTCACAAGAGTACAGAACGCCGTTGATGCACTACAAGCTTTACCAGACATGGATGATGAGCTTCTACTGGATGCTTGTGATCTTTTAGAAGATGAGAAGAGAGCAAAGACGTTCTTGGCTTTGGACGTCTCTTTAAGAAGGAAATGGCTAGTGAGGAAGCTCCGTCCTCCTTCGTCTAACGTCTACGTTTAA